The bacterium genome includes a region encoding these proteins:
- the merA gene encoding mercury(II) reductase, with the protein MTTKRMEIEGMTCEHCEKTVAEALTSAGAAAAQVSWRGGQAVFEAADASDHQLTSAVEEAGYKVTSIAAEAERPTGFRAVVGDARSDYDLVVIGSGSAAFAAAIHAAGAGARVALMESNVVGGTCVNVGCVPSKAMLAPAEQRYRAGHHPFAGIERAALGFDLGQLVDAKAALVDELRQEKYMDLAASYGFTICKGLAEFVDAQTIECGGELIRAGKYIIATGGSPAVPPVPGLKDAGYLTSTTALELRQPPKRMAVLGAGPVGLEMGQLFMHLGSSVTFITRGEVASREEPETSQTLTAVLEQEGARVITNAEVTGVERVAGGRRVSFRHDGREEVLDVDEILVATGRRPNTESLGLEKAGIEVTKNRAIKVGDDLQTTNPRVWAAGDVTGHRQFVYVAAYEGNIAARNALQAAGRKVDFHALPRVIFTSPTFAAAGLTDEQANARGIKCECRVLPMSAVPRALVNRDTRGFMKIVAEVGTGKILGASMVADGAGDVIHSAVLAIQFGLTTDDIANAWAPYLTFAEAFKLAAQTFKRDVSKLSCCAA; encoded by the coding sequence ATGACGACCAAGCGCATGGAGATCGAGGGCATGACCTGCGAGCACTGCGAAAAGACCGTGGCCGAGGCACTGACGTCGGCGGGGGCGGCGGCGGCCCAGGTCAGCTGGCGTGGCGGCCAGGCGGTCTTTGAAGCCGCTGACGCTTCAGATCACCAGCTGACCAGCGCCGTCGAAGAGGCCGGCTACAAGGTCACCTCGATCGCGGCCGAAGCCGAGCGGCCGACGGGCTTTCGTGCCGTTGTCGGCGACGCGCGCTCCGATTACGACCTCGTCGTCATCGGCTCCGGATCGGCGGCGTTCGCGGCTGCCATCCACGCCGCCGGCGCCGGTGCCCGCGTCGCCCTCATGGAGTCCAACGTCGTCGGCGGCACCTGCGTCAATGTGGGATGCGTTCCATCCAAAGCGATGCTGGCTCCAGCCGAACAGCGCTACCGTGCGGGCCATCATCCGTTCGCCGGCATCGAACGGGCGGCGCTCGGCTTCGACCTTGGGCAGCTGGTGGACGCCAAGGCGGCACTCGTCGATGAGCTGCGCCAGGAGAAGTACATGGATCTCGCCGCGAGCTATGGCTTCACGATTTGCAAAGGTTTGGCTGAGTTCGTGGATGCGCAGACCATCGAGTGCGGCGGCGAGCTGATTCGCGCCGGCAAGTACATCATCGCGACCGGCGGATCGCCGGCCGTTCCGCCGGTTCCCGGCCTGAAGGACGCGGGCTACCTCACCAGCACCACGGCGCTCGAGCTCCGCCAACCGCCGAAGCGGATGGCCGTGCTGGGCGCCGGTCCGGTGGGACTGGAGATGGGCCAGCTCTTCATGCACCTGGGTAGCAGCGTCACCTTCATCACCCGCGGCGAAGTGGCGTCGCGGGAGGAGCCCGAAACCTCACAGACGCTCACGGCCGTCCTCGAGCAGGAGGGCGCGCGGGTGATCACCAATGCTGAGGTGACCGGGGTCGAACGGGTCGCCGGCGGGCGACGCGTCAGCTTCAGGCACGACGGCCGAGAAGAAGTCCTGGACGTCGATGAGATCCTGGTCGCGACGGGCCGGAGGCCGAACACCGAGAGCCTCGGGCTGGAGAAAGCCGGCATCGAGGTGACCAAAAACCGGGCGATCAAGGTCGGTGACGATCTCCAGACCACGAATCCGCGGGTGTGGGCGGCGGGCGACGTGACCGGGCACCGGCAGTTCGTCTACGTCGCGGCCTATGAGGGCAACATCGCTGCCCGCAACGCCCTCCAGGCGGCCGGACGAAAAGTCGACTTCCACGCCTTGCCGCGGGTGATCTTCACCTCGCCGACTTTCGCCGCCGCGGGGCTCACTGACGAGCAGGCGAACGCCCGAGGCATCAAATGCGAGTGCCGCGTCCTACCGATGTCGGCGGTGCCCAGGGCGCTGGTCAACCGTGATACCCGAGGCTTCATGAAGATCGTGGCGGAGGTCGGAACGGGCAAGATCCTCGGCGCCAGCATGGTCGCCGACGGAGCCGGGGACGTCATCCACAGCGCCGTCCTGGCGATCCAGTTCGGGCTGACCACCGATGACATCGCCAATGCCTGGGCGCCATACCTCACGTTCGCCGAGGCCTTCAAGCTCGCCGCCCAGACTTTCAAGCGCGACGTGTCCAAGCTGAGCTGCTGCGCGGCATGA
- a CDS encoding ArsR family transcriptional regulator, producing the protein MNSVFQAPTETSAAARFFRVLGDPTRLKLLQLLSAGERTVGELVAAVEQPQPRVSTHLACLRHCGFVSTERRGKEVIYRLALDGLVGIMDRAADAMEPICDRLAACTRIGPEWV; encoded by the coding sequence ATGAATTCCGTCTTCCAGGCTCCGACTGAGACGAGCGCGGCGGCGCGCTTCTTTCGCGTCCTGGGCGATCCCACGCGCCTGAAGCTCCTGCAGCTGCTCAGCGCAGGCGAGCGCACGGTTGGCGAGCTGGTCGCCGCGGTCGAACAGCCACAGCCTCGAGTCAGCACCCATCTCGCCTGCCTGCGTCACTGCGGTTTCGTCAGCACCGAGCGGCGGGGCAAGGAAGTCATCTATCGCCTTGCACTGGACGGCCTGGTCGGCATCATGGATCGGGCGGCGGACGCGATGGAACCGATCTGCGACCGGCTCGCCGCCTGCACGCGTATCGGACCTGAGTGGGTGTGA
- a CDS encoding response regulator transcription factor, with product MARRLSARETEVLALAARGLTYKEIASRLGISTRTARNHITHIYGKLGIHDRAGAALSAVRLGLV from the coding sequence ATGGCAAGGCGGCTCAGCGCGCGAGAAACCGAGGTGCTCGCGTTGGCGGCCCGTGGATTGACCTATAAGGAGATCGCTTCGCGCCTGGGCATCTCGACCCGAACCGCACGCAACCACATCACGCACATCTACGGCAAGCTGGGCATCCACGACCGCGCGGGTGCAGCTCTCAGCGCAGTCCGCTTAGGCCTGGTCTAG
- a CDS encoding twin-arginine translocation signal domain-containing protein, with amino-acid sequence MREAKRMNRVDRRTFLKLAGSGSVAVAAAAVSGSAVLLPPASRYLSFRASTGLPAKPLPSMVTKIVDGRVDLTSGTGIVNSRVLAGYPEPSQIALPGLSRLIRVTSATQEGGLVRLTGVVDDRSQLQPREAPEVQITIDRARGIVIAPLAGHDVTLTLEDLPA; translated from the coding sequence ATGAGGGAGGCGAAGAGGATGAACCGAGTGGACCGCAGGACCTTCCTGAAGTTGGCCGGCAGCGGCTCGGTCGCGGTCGCCGCCGCGGCGGTGTCCGGCTCCGCGGTGCTGCTCCCGCCGGCGAGTCGATACCTGTCGTTCCGGGCCTCCACCGGGCTCCCGGCCAAACCGCTGCCGAGCATGGTCACCAAGATCGTCGATGGCCGCGTCGACCTGACCAGCGGAACCGGGATCGTCAACAGCCGGGTGCTGGCCGGCTACCCTGAGCCGAGCCAGATTGCGCTGCCCGGGCTCAGCCGGCTGATCCGGGTCACCAGCGCGACCCAGGAAGGGGGACTCGTGCGTCTGACCGGCGTGGTCGACGACCGCTCCCAGCTCCAACCGCGGGAGGCGCCGGAGGTTCAGATCACGATCGACCGGGCGCGGGGCATCGTGATCGCGCCGCTGGCAGGCCACGATGTCACGCTGACCCTCGAGGACCTGCCTGCCTGA
- a CDS encoding DUF4331 domain-containing protein: MGQMLHRRWAGAVVACLYQSIAACARSVWEGVHMADHLDAPGLTSPAMDARVDVTDHFAFQQPGHASRTVLIFNVNPLAPSHADEFRHDALYETLVDTNADAKPDIAFRYRFTRKEAGRQFARVTRAEIERDLQDGHIHEELETEVLVEHAPVSFGSHARITKGHDDVRFFAGFRSDPFFFDLLGFLNGFKFTGSDFFIDKNVFGMVLEMPSRLLGRNPKVGVWTRTLVPMTLQPDHLTQVDQMGRPAINTVFNHGNDKNIFNMTQPDKMRTTKIGSGMTFLESFEATLSSFGYSAAQAKAIAEILLPDILTFDYSSTAGFLNGRRLQDDVIDTSLGLVTDGKITTDLVGKHTDYLATMPYLGAPHV; the protein is encoded by the coding sequence ATGGGCCAAATGCTCCATCGACGCTGGGCCGGCGCCGTCGTAGCCTGCCTTTACCAGTCGATTGCCGCCTGCGCCCGATCGGTTTGGGAGGGGGTCCACATGGCAGATCACTTAGACGCACCCGGTCTCACGTCCCCGGCCATGGATGCGAGAGTGGATGTCACCGACCACTTTGCGTTCCAGCAACCCGGCCACGCGTCCAGGACCGTCCTGATCTTCAATGTGAATCCCCTGGCGCCCAGCCATGCCGATGAGTTCCGGCACGACGCTCTTTACGAGACGCTGGTCGACACGAATGCGGACGCCAAACCGGACATCGCGTTCCGCTACCGCTTCACCCGCAAGGAGGCGGGCAGGCAGTTCGCTCGGGTCACCCGCGCCGAGATTGAACGCGATCTCCAGGATGGCCACATCCACGAGGAACTCGAGACGGAGGTGCTCGTCGAGCATGCGCCGGTCTCCTTCGGCTCACACGCCCGCATCACCAAAGGCCACGACGACGTGCGCTTCTTCGCCGGCTTCCGCAGCGACCCATTCTTTTTTGACCTTCTGGGCTTTCTGAACGGTTTCAAGTTCACGGGTAGCGACTTCTTCATCGACAAGAACGTTTTCGGCATGGTGCTGGAGATGCCGAGCCGCCTGCTCGGCCGCAACCCAAAGGTGGGTGTTTGGACCCGGACCCTGGTGCCGATGACTCTTCAGCCCGACCATCTGACGCAGGTGGACCAGATGGGACGGCCCGCGATCAACACCGTCTTCAATCACGGCAACGACAAGAACATCTTCAACATGACCCAACCCGACAAGATGCGGACCACGAAAATCGGGTCGGGTATGACCTTCCTCGAGAGCTTCGAGGCGACTCTGAGTTCATTCGGCTATTCGGCGGCGCAGGCCAAAGCGATCGCTGAGATCCTCCTGCCCGACATTCTCACCTTCGACTACTCGAGCACGGCCGGCTTCCTGAACGGCCGCCGGCTGCAGGACGACGTGATCGATACCTCACTAGGCCTGGTCACCGACGGCAAGATCACGACCGACCTCGTCGGCAAGCACACCGATTACCTGGCCACCATGCCCTACCTGGGCGCACCCCACGTCTGA
- a CDS encoding transcriptional regulator produces the protein MRGYSKDKSRIQARLHRIEGQVRGVQKMIEEDRYCIDVLTQVNAVRAALESVALQLLADHTEHCVTEAIRAGGGGEKVRELNEAVERLVRA, from the coding sequence ATGCGAGGCTACTCCAAGGACAAGAGCAGGATTCAGGCTCGGCTTCACCGGATCGAGGGTCAGGTGCGTGGAGTTCAGAAGATGATCGAGGAGGACCGGTACTGCATCGACGTCCTCACACAGGTCAATGCGGTGAGGGCGGCTCTTGAGAGCGTCGCGCTGCAGCTATTGGCGGACCACACGGAGCACTGCGTGACGGAGGCGATACGCGCCGGCGGCGGAGGCGAGAAGGTCCGCGAGCTCAACGAGGCCGTGGAGCGGTTGGTGAGGGCGTAG
- a CDS encoding branched-chain amino acid ABC transporter permease → MSVVASRFGAQLGGLRPTLLRHAVLLFGLGLAAALAIWLLDSLNPFLVFQLSTVSYFAIAAAGLTVLTGLNGQLSLGHGALMGVGAYTTAILLKRYMNLNPGLVMAAATLMTAGASIVVGSAAARLRGPYLAGATLGLAVGLPGVAVRFSNIFGGDAGLAVPALSAPDALSSIPQEVWLAWVGLVPTAITFTLLANLVRTRYGRDFQAIREDEVAAALNGIRVARTQVVAFVLSGACAGLAGSLLGYTSNLAAPGSFPLTLSLELLAAIVIGGLGTLPGAIWGALIIVFIPDWIGSLNDALHLPGTVRDELPLALFGAVFVIAMLAFPRGIQGGLTGFWRWRARRRSNPVSMGAPDTS, encoded by the coding sequence GTGAGCGTGGTCGCGTCGAGATTCGGAGCCCAGCTGGGCGGCCTTCGACCGACACTTCTAAGGCATGCCGTTCTGTTATTCGGGCTCGGGCTGGCAGCCGCGCTGGCCATCTGGCTGCTTGACTCCCTCAACCCATTCCTCGTCTTTCAGCTGTCGACCGTGAGCTACTTCGCGATCGCGGCCGCCGGACTGACGGTCCTGACCGGCCTCAACGGTCAGCTGTCCCTCGGTCACGGCGCGCTGATGGGGGTTGGCGCCTACACCACCGCGATCCTGCTCAAGCGGTACATGAATCTCAATCCGGGGCTGGTGATGGCCGCCGCCACCCTGATGACGGCGGGGGCTTCGATTGTCGTCGGCTCCGCGGCCGCGCGGCTGCGCGGGCCCTACCTGGCCGGCGCGACTCTGGGCCTGGCCGTCGGGTTGCCAGGTGTCGCGGTGCGGTTCTCCAACATCTTCGGCGGCGACGCCGGCTTGGCCGTTCCCGCCCTGTCTGCTCCCGATGCGCTCAGCTCGATCCCCCAGGAAGTCTGGCTGGCTTGGGTCGGCCTCGTTCCGACCGCCATCACCTTCACCTTGCTGGCGAACCTCGTGCGCACACGGTACGGACGCGATTTCCAGGCCATCCGCGAAGACGAGGTGGCCGCTGCGCTCAACGGTATCCGGGTCGCTCGGACCCAGGTGGTCGCGTTCGTGCTCAGCGGCGCCTGCGCGGGACTGGCGGGGTCGCTGCTGGGCTACACGTCCAACCTCGCCGCGCCGGGCAGCTTTCCGCTGACGCTGTCGCTGGAGCTGCTGGCGGCGATCGTCATCGGGGGCCTTGGCACCCTACCCGGCGCGATCTGGGGTGCGCTGATCATCGTCTTCATTCCCGACTGGATCGGCTCCCTCAACGATGCGCTGCACCTGCCCGGCACCGTCCGGGACGAGCTGCCGCTGGCCCTGTTCGGAGCCGTGTTCGTGATCGCGATGCTGGCCTTCCCGCGTGGCATCCAAGGCGGGTTGACCGGTTTCTGGCGATGGCGGGCGAGGCGCCGCTCGAACCCCGTTTCAATGGGGGCGCCGGATACGTCCTGA
- a CDS encoding branched-chain amino acid ABC transporter permease: MSYFIVLTLTGIASGMIYSALALALVLIWRATRVVNFAQGAMAMATTYIALAVIQATGNYWLGFVAALAGGLVMGGLAERSLVRWVEAGPPLNAVILTLGLLLVLEAVVPMIWGAQIRSFPAPFSIAATQVGGVFIALSPFNIFTILVVLSVVAALLVLFRFTMLGLRMRAAAIAPEIARLMGVHVGRLLTFGWGLAAMTGALAGLLVAPTLLLYPNNMDAVLVYGFTAAVLGGLDSPVGALVGGLAIGIALSFVGGYFGGDLETVGALVILIAILMVRPQGLFAHAAERRV, translated from the coding sequence ATGAGCTATTTCATCGTCCTGACGCTCACCGGCATCGCCTCGGGCATGATCTACTCCGCGCTCGCGCTCGCGCTCGTTTTGATCTGGCGGGCCACTCGGGTCGTTAACTTCGCCCAGGGCGCCATGGCGATGGCGACCACCTACATCGCGCTTGCCGTCATCCAGGCGACCGGCAACTACTGGCTCGGCTTCGTCGCCGCCCTGGCCGGCGGTCTGGTCATGGGTGGGCTCGCGGAGCGGAGCCTCGTGCGCTGGGTGGAGGCGGGACCACCGCTCAACGCCGTCATCCTCACGCTCGGCCTTCTCCTGGTGCTGGAGGCGGTCGTGCCCATGATCTGGGGGGCCCAGATTCGCTCGTTCCCGGCTCCGTTCTCGATCGCCGCCACGCAGGTCGGCGGCGTGTTCATCGCCCTGTCGCCCTTCAACATCTTCACGATCCTGGTCGTCCTTTCGGTCGTGGCTGCACTGCTCGTTCTGTTCCGGTTCACAATGCTCGGCCTCCGCATGAGAGCAGCGGCGATCGCGCCCGAGATCGCACGCCTGATGGGTGTACACGTCGGGCGGCTCCTCACCTTCGGTTGGGGCCTGGCGGCGATGACCGGCGCGCTGGCGGGCCTGCTCGTCGCCCCGACCCTGCTGCTCTATCCGAACAACATGGACGCCGTGCTCGTGTACGGGTTCACGGCGGCCGTGCTGGGTGGGCTGGACAGTCCTGTCGGGGCCCTCGTCGGCGGGCTGGCGATTGGAATCGCGCTGTCGTTTGTCGGTGGCTACTTTGGCGGCGACCTCGAGACCGTCGGTGCGCTCGTGATCCTGATCGCCATCCTCATGGTCCGACCGCAAGGGCTGTTCGCGCATGCGGCCGAGAGGCGGGTGTGA
- a CDS encoding ABC transporter ATP-binding protein produces MLEIEALSVAYEGVTALDGVSLRVAGKGITAVLGPNGAGKSTLLRTIAGLVRPRSGSIRYNGRLLNAMPPEAIVRAGVSMVPEGGGIIRELTVDENLKLAHLWRRDPADLRRARDEVMQLFPALSERRDQPAHSLSGGERQMLAVGRALMSRADLLLMDEPSLGLAPKLVSLIMRTVRDLSGRRGLSVLLVEQNARSALSIADEAVLLSSGRTVATRRAGELAQEEELWHAYLGY; encoded by the coding sequence GTGCTCGAGATTGAAGCCCTCAGCGTGGCCTACGAGGGCGTTACGGCACTCGACGGTGTGAGCCTGCGAGTGGCTGGCAAGGGCATCACGGCCGTGCTGGGTCCGAACGGCGCCGGCAAGTCGACTCTCCTGCGTACCATCGCCGGCCTGGTCCGCCCGCGGTCCGGCAGCATTCGCTACAACGGACGTCTGCTCAACGCCATGCCGCCCGAGGCCATAGTTCGGGCGGGAGTCAGCATGGTCCCGGAGGGGGGAGGGATCATCCGCGAGCTGACCGTCGACGAGAACTTGAAGCTGGCGCACCTCTGGCGTCGCGACCCTGCCGACCTCCGCAGGGCTCGGGACGAGGTCATGCAGTTGTTCCCGGCTCTGTCGGAGCGGCGCGATCAGCCGGCCCATTCGCTGTCCGGCGGCGAGCGCCAGATGCTGGCCGTCGGCCGCGCCCTCATGTCGCGGGCCGACCTCCTTCTGATGGACGAGCCGTCGTTGGGCCTGGCGCCAAAGCTCGTCAGCCTGATCATGCGCACTGTTCGCGACCTCAGCGGGAGGCGAGGGCTCAGCGTGCTGTTGGTCGAGCAGAACGCCCGCAGCGCGCTCTCGATCGCAGACGAGGCGGTCCTTCTCTCATCCGGCCGCACGGTGGCCACGCGCCGAGCGGGCGAGCTCGCGCAAGAAGAGGAGCTGTGGCATGCATATCTCGGTTATTGA
- a CDS encoding ABC transporter ATP-binding protein: MLNDAAASPSSLEVRSLTVRFGGLTALDDVSLHVPAGQIVGIIGPNGAGKTTLFNAVCGLLRPQAGEIIFNGRNINGVRPHDLNGLGIARTLQGLGLWRGLTVLENVMTGARRSAAPGFVLALLGLDRSDRYEAGLAGLALAQLQELGIEESANRYPVSLSYGVQKLVSLARALVSRPGLLLLDEPASGLTANEIKDLANLLRSLRARMSIALVEHRLDLVMNVCEQVHVLDFGRLIASGPAELVQKGKGVTDAYLGEELGVSDANEVARARD, from the coding sequence GTGTTGAACGACGCCGCAGCCAGTCCAAGCTCGCTCGAGGTTCGCTCCCTGACCGTGCGCTTCGGGGGACTGACGGCGCTGGACGATGTCTCGCTGCATGTGCCTGCCGGTCAGATCGTTGGCATCATCGGCCCGAACGGCGCCGGCAAGACGACCCTTTTCAACGCCGTCTGCGGTTTGTTGCGCCCGCAGGCAGGGGAGATCATCTTCAACGGACGCAACATCAATGGCGTGCGGCCCCACGATCTGAACGGGCTCGGCATCGCGCGCACCCTCCAAGGGCTCGGCCTGTGGCGCGGCCTGACGGTGCTCGAGAACGTGATGACCGGCGCTCGCCGTTCGGCGGCGCCCGGCTTCGTCCTCGCGCTGTTGGGGCTTGACCGGTCCGACCGCTACGAAGCCGGGCTGGCCGGCCTGGCCCTGGCACAGCTGCAAGAGCTCGGCATCGAGGAGAGTGCGAACCGGTATCCCGTTTCGCTTTCCTACGGTGTCCAGAAGCTGGTTTCTCTGGCGCGCGCTCTGGTCTCACGGCCGGGGCTGCTGCTGCTCGACGAACCCGCCAGCGGCCTCACAGCCAATGAGATCAAAGACCTCGCGAACCTGCTGCGCTCGCTGCGCGCGCGGATGTCCATCGCGCTGGTCGAGCACCGCTTGGACCTGGTCATGAACGTCTGCGAACAGGTCCACGTCCTCGATTTCGGCCGCCTCATCGCTTCGGGCCCTGCCGAGCTCGTGCAGAAGGGCAAGGGAGTGACCGACGCTTACTTGGGCGAGGAACTTGGGGTGAGTGACGCCAACGAGGTCGCCCGTGCTCGAGATTGA